A genomic segment from Luteolibacter ambystomatis encodes:
- a CDS encoding winged helix-turn-helix transcriptional regulator, which translates to MRAALDVLRGRWKPSILWELKDRPRRFSDIQCALEGASAQSLTLQLRQLEADEVIIRTIYPEIPVRVEYHLSEHGRTLAGLMDQLELWGQAHLARKTRSGGG; encoded by the coding sequence GTGAGGGCGGCATTGGATGTGTTGAGAGGACGCTGGAAACCGTCGATCCTGTGGGAACTGAAGGATCGGCCGCGGCGTTTTTCGGACATCCAGTGCGCGTTGGAAGGCGCGAGCGCCCAGTCGCTGACGTTGCAGCTGCGGCAACTGGAGGCCGATGAGGTGATCATCCGCACGATCTATCCGGAAATTCCGGTGCGGGTGGAATACCATCTCAGCGAGCACGGACGGACGCTGGCCGGATTGATGGATCAACTGGAGCTGTGGGGACAGGCGCATCTGGCGCGAAAGACCCGGAGCGGTGGAGGGTGA
- the fabV gene encoding enoyl-ACP reductase FabV — MIISPKVRGFICTTAHPEGCAKHVADQIAVVKSRGPIANGPKKVLVIGSSTGYGLSSRIAAAFGSDAATIGVFFERPGEESRPATAGWYNSAAFEKEAAAAGLYARSFNGDAFSDAMKAEVIAAIKADLGQVDCVVYSLASPRRTDPKTGEVYSSVLKPIGQSYSAKNLNTNTGVVNEVSIEPAQGDDIPQTVAVMGGEDWMFWMDALLEAGVLAEGVQTVAYSYIGPEVTWPIYKQGTIGKAKEDLERVQRELDAKLAPLKGKAWVSVNKALVTQASSAIPVVPLYISLLYKVMKDEGTHEDTIEQMDRLFRDRMYNGNPQPDEAGRIRVDDWEMAPAVQSLVGERWKEVNTENLGELGDFAGYQSSFLRLFGFGLEGVDYAADTNPAIGVPSIK, encoded by the coding sequence ATGATTATTTCTCCCAAGGTCCGCGGTTTCATCTGCACCACCGCCCATCCGGAAGGTTGCGCCAAGCACGTGGCAGACCAGATCGCCGTGGTCAAATCCCGCGGCCCGATCGCCAACGGCCCGAAGAAGGTGCTCGTGATCGGCTCCTCCACCGGCTACGGCCTGTCCTCCCGCATCGCCGCCGCCTTCGGTTCGGATGCCGCCACCATCGGCGTGTTCTTCGAGCGACCGGGTGAGGAGAGCCGCCCCGCCACCGCCGGCTGGTACAATTCCGCCGCTTTCGAGAAGGAAGCCGCCGCCGCCGGCCTCTACGCCCGCTCCTTCAATGGTGACGCTTTTTCCGATGCGATGAAGGCCGAGGTGATCGCCGCCATCAAGGCCGACCTCGGCCAGGTCGATTGCGTGGTCTACAGCCTCGCCTCGCCGCGCCGCACCGATCCGAAGACTGGTGAAGTGTACTCGTCCGTGCTCAAGCCGATCGGTCAGAGCTACTCGGCGAAGAACCTCAATACCAACACCGGCGTGGTGAACGAGGTGTCCATCGAGCCCGCACAGGGCGATGACATCCCGCAGACCGTGGCAGTGATGGGCGGTGAGGACTGGATGTTCTGGATGGACGCACTGCTTGAGGCCGGTGTGCTGGCCGAAGGCGTGCAGACCGTAGCCTACTCCTACATCGGGCCGGAAGTGACCTGGCCGATCTACAAGCAGGGCACCATTGGCAAGGCCAAGGAAGATCTCGAGCGCGTGCAGCGCGAGCTCGATGCCAAGCTCGCACCGCTCAAGGGCAAGGCCTGGGTGTCCGTGAACAAGGCGTTGGTGACGCAGGCCAGCTCCGCCATCCCGGTGGTGCCGCTCTACATTTCCCTCCTCTACAAGGTGATGAAGGACGAGGGTACGCACGAGGACACCATCGAGCAGATGGATCGCCTGTTCCGCGACCGGATGTACAACGGCAACCCGCAGCCGGACGAAGCCGGTCGCATTCGCGTGGATGACTGGGAAATGGCCCCGGCCGTGCAGTCCCTCGTCGGCGAGCGTTGGAAGGAAGTGAACACCGAGAATCTCGGTGAGCTGGGTGACTTTGCAGGCTACCAGTCGAGCTTCCTTCGTCTCTTCGGCTTCGGCTTGGAAGGCGTGGACTACGCCGCGGATACCAATCCGGCGATTGGCGTGCCGTCGATCAAGTAA